Below is a genomic region from Ascaphus truei isolate aAscTru1 chromosome 5, aAscTru1.hap1, whole genome shotgun sequence.
AGAGAAGTGTCAACTCATCAGTGATCATGCACTCAGTCTGGGGATAGTTGCGAACAGAATTGTATAAATGAAGGTTGTTCTCTTAGATCACATTTTTAACAATAGATCTTAGTGCAGACATTACCATCTCAGTGTTTCAGTAGCATGCTACTTATGTGACTGACCAGGAACCGGTAGCCACTTGAAACATTGTTTTGTAAGATTTGCACTGATCTAAATTTGTTACTTGAAAATACTTTGAGTGAGCATTAATGACGCAGATAAGGGATAGATTTTGGTGTTATAATTATGCCTTCATAGGTATCATATGTATATGTCTAATTTGCAGTGAAGGGTGTTCAAACAAAGCCATACAAGGGGTAAATATGATAGATTTTAGTTGCTTGTGTAGAGTGCCTTTTTAATTACACCCTTAATTCTCAAGCATATTACTTGGGCATCATCTATACCCTTCTCTCCTATGTAATTCATGCTGTCCCTAAGTTTTATGGTTTGTTCCACTGCAGCATTACTAAGATTCACCATTTACTCTGTCATTGTATACAGCTAAAACACACATTTTCACCTGCCTTGGTTAGTGTAAACTTCTGGAAAATGCTCTGTGTGTTTCCTACCTTAGACTGTATTTTAAATGCCGCTAGGATTTTCTCGCACTCTTATGGGTTACCGGAATGTGTGCCATGCATACATTAGATGTAttcatatatatttgcatattaatTGATTAACCAATTCTCTCACGCTGGATGTAGCAAACATGTCCTGTCTGAAGACATTCTGTACCGGGAGTTGACCCCTGACCACAAGCTGCTGTCCAGGAGACTTCTGACCAAGACCAACCGGCTGCCGCGTTGGGCAGAGCGCATCTTCCCAGGCAGTATGGCCCATGCTGTATATATTATGGAGGATTCCATTATGGATCCTGTCAACAGAACCCTGACCACCTTCACCTGGAACATCAACCACGCCAGGATCATGGTGAGTGAGGGTGACCTGGAAAACTCTTGCTAATTTATTCTCAAAGTTTTTGGATTCCTCTACCCACACATTGACTCAGGGCTTTGCACAGTGTTCACTGTATAGTCTTCCGCCACAGGAAGACTTGTAGTTATTGCCTGAAACCCAGAACCCTTTTAAAATGGTGTTGAAGACTTGTAGTTATTGCCTGAAACCCAGAACCCTTTTAAAATGGTGTTGAAGATCTGCATGGCTTAAGTAAGACAGTCCCTCACCACTCTGCTGAGGGACTCGGACTTCCCAACCTGCAAGGAGGTAGatcctatattatattataacggGATTTGGTCAATAGCCTCTAGCTATTATTAATGTTGGTTTCGTTAGTTTCATGTCACATAATTTTACTATATACCTAAATAAAGGCAAATTTTTAATTATATTCATACACAAGAGTTGAGTGCTGGACAACGGGGGCCTTTTCTGTTCTTGTCCCTTCAAGactggagctacccatatgcttcattaaagaggtgtgtttgaaGGTGGAAATATGGTGCTAGTCTAATAtcaaggggaagggcattccagaggtgtggagcagtgaGAGCGGTTTTAGGTAGGCGAGGGCTTTACATGCAAAAGTGGTAGGCAGAAGATATCCTTGGTAGACTGTAAAGTCTGTGATGATATGCATTCACAATATAGCATTTCACATTCTATTGGTGGGTGCATATGGGTCTTTTCATGTATTTCTGCCTGGTCAGGCTTTACATGGAGCAACACATATGCCATTGATTGAAAGGTGTACTTGCGTTTCTTTGCTGTTTCATTCTATAGTATAATAATTTACTAACTTGTGACTGGCCACTGCATTTTACAGCAATATTGTAATCACCTTTAAATGGGCAAATGGGTTTTGAGGTTTGAAGATTGTATGgcataatgtttgtttttatttgagCGTTGCCGATAACACCCCACTCCAAGAGTGTAGACCTCCAGAAATAGACAAGAATATAAATTGGTATTCCTTTTAAATGTGCTATCCCATTTAGTCAGAACCCCTCCCCATATCATATTTTAAAAGAACTTAACAATATAATGGTCTCCCGTGCGTGTGCCCACCTTCTCTGTTCAAACAATCAATAAAAAtgaggtgggtgagagggggaCTTTTGCCTGTGTAATTTGCTGCTTTACACACAATGGAATCTGACAAGGTAGTAGCTAGAGCAAAGCAACCCCCTCCCATATTTCTTCTTAAAAGTTTTACCAAGTAACTTATTTAAAAATGCTTGTGCCTGATTTATTAAGAGGGAGTGTCAATCGCTTACAATTAATTCCATGAACATTTGGAGGCGGACGGCACCTTTTAATACTTGCGAAGCTGGTTAGTCCAATAATTCATACATTAATGCAAGCATTCATAACTCCTATTACAATAATGTATACACTGAGTTACCACTTTCTATCAAGCATTCCCTTGATTAACGAGTAGCTTGTAACAGCTAAAGGACTTAAGTAAATAACTCCTTCTGTTGGAAAGCTAAAAAATAGTCCATGGTCTGATGTAACATCCTTGCTTTTCGAGTGCTAATGAGAGCTGTTGGTTTTCTGATACTCACTTGTCATACTGTCTGCTCCTCTTGTGCCTTTCTCACACCGTGGGCTCTTTCTCTGCAGTCGGTGGAGGAACGCTGTGTATACTTTGAAAATTCTGAGAACAGCAGCTGGACCGAAATCAAGCGAGAAGCCTGGGTATCCTCCAAGGTGTTCGGCTTTACCAGGCCTATTCAGGTAGGTAAAGGAGATTCAGCAACAGGGGGAATGTGCTGGTAAAAAGCAAGAGATGGGGAAAGGTAGCCAGATACAAATATGTTACTTACACCATAGAGGTTAAGGTAAATGCAATGCATTACACTGAACTCGGATACAGAAAAAATCTGATGGTCAAGGCGTATGATGGATGTTGTGGACCAAGTCCACTATAAAAGTTATAACAAGAAACAGACTAAACAAGGAGACTGAAAGTACACAGATGCAGCAGAGCAAGCAACATTTTAGGGCAACACGCCCAGATTAATTATTTTGCAATGTCTCCTCTTGCTTTCATCTATGCATAAAAATAGTTTTCATTTGAATTTAAAGGGCCATGtattggctgttgtgttttttttatatacagtttaTCTGTTGTACAAATGGGGAAACAGAAGGACAGTTCTGTTGCAGTTCTGACAATGGAAGACTCCTCAGCCCATCACTAGGCTGCGTTTTTACTGTAAACCCAGATTAAAGAGGCACAGAGGAACGCAATTTCTGGCtgtaaaaaagaaagacaaaCATGCAGAGCCAAGAAGCTCTAAGCTGTACATGCCGTTTGTTGCCACCGTCATGTATCCCTTGCCTGATCTCACATTTCAATTCGTAAGGTTTTTGTCTTTGACTGGACATACTAGACACACAACAGTCAATCTCTTGGTGCCGATCGCTTTACCGAGAATCCACATCTCCATCAGTCGTCATGTTCATTTGCACCTACCACATAAGCACAGGTGAATGCTCAGCCACACACCCACTTAAGTCACAttgttgtgtgtttgtggtgATGGTTCATTAGGAGCCATTGTGACCTTAATGAATTGATAACTCAAGACGATCAACAAGAGGAGCTGTCCGACTCTGGTCCAGCACAGTCTCGGCAAACCTCATTACAGTGAGGGAGATGTACTGAAATTGCGAGTAAGAAGCTGCATAAAGAAGAAAAGGAGGGAAAATGTGTAGGAAATGTGCATCCTTGCTCTGTGCAAAGCAGCTTTTAGTTGGATATTAAGGGCCAAATCTCAACTGCAAAAAGGGTCAACGTGTTCATTTTCAACCTGTGTTGCTTCTCTTTCTCCAGGAGTTTGGTCTGGCTCGCTTTAAAAGTAATGTGACCAAGGCAATAAAGGGCTATGAATATATCCTGGCCAGAATGCAGGGTAAGTGGATCACAACACAAACATAACTATATCCTTTTAATTTATATTGCAGTGCCAGTATATTTGAGACATACCATTTTATGCAGGCACAATAAGACCAAAATTATAGTGTTGGTCCCCAAGGCCCAGGTAAAAAACAGACTTGTCCAAGTTACGGACCTTGATATTCAAAACACGTTCACCCAATTCAATAACCATGTCTTACCACTAAGCTACTTGTGATGGGCACTCGGCAGAGAGCTCCTACATCAGCGTAACGGTGACTGGGGGTTCTTTGATTAAAGATGTGCTCGCATGGGGGAGGGcattttaaagtagcaatcccccCACAAGCTTCTGAGTACCTCATAATTTCAGTATCTTCCCAGCTGAACATGTTCTGCTactaaaaagaatacaatattttCTTGTTGGTATTCAAACTGGTGATATTGTTAATTTGCACCATATCAGGTTATCCTGGTAAGTTGACTGCACTGGGATCTGGGGAGCACTACGCTCCCACCGTCTCTGCCAGCTGAAGCACCTTACCAGCACTTTCTGGCAGTGCAGATAAGCTGAAAAAGACTCTGAGCTGTAGTTGTTGACCTTTTAAGGCAGTGATTTTCAAGCGGGGTTCCGTGAGCatccctcaggggttccgcggccgccagaggggggggagctgggatAACTCCCAGCTGTCCCGGGCCCAGCAGTGGGGCGGCACCTCCACGCACGAGTGACCCGGCGTCAGCAGCGCACTGCTCTtgcctctccctgcttctgccatCAACTTCTGGCTGACAGAAGAGAAGAAAATCAGTGCGAGAGCTGGCTCCCTtaaagactgtgtgtgtctgtgtgtctgtgtgtctgtgtgtctgtgtgtgtgtgtgtgtgtgtgtgtgagagtgagcatAAGGCTGGGATTATGGTGGCCGCTTGGGAACGAGCGTGAGACCGCGCCACCGTGCACACTCCTGCaacccaagcgatttgtgaacttggctgcaggagattgtagtcgCGATGCGGGGgtgtggctgacgcgtcacaaagctggttcaccctcattggctgaaccagctcacgtgcgctgacttCACGCGACAGCTGCCCGAAAAGACAAGATTTCTTGTCTTTTCGAAAAGCTGCCGCGTCAACGCACCTCTCCCCCTGTAGGCGCGCAGGCACTACACAAGAGTGGCTGTCGGGCATGCGTGTGTCCTGACGCCGACACCATAATCTTAGCCTAAGAGGgatagagtgaggggggagagacacgataGACGGGGTGAGAGGGGCAGGGGTTCCCAGAATGTCACAATCTAATTCTGGGGTTCCTGACTAAAAAAGTGAAAAACACTGCTTTACGGCAatgtaattatctaagctgctgCTCTCCCGGTCTgcaaaaatcctgcttcccatgatgcccaatatggccgcctatttcagAAGCTGAAGTGCTGTGACTTCTTAAGTGGTTATTATAGCAACCCAAAGAAGCTTaattaatacattaaaactctaaaaggggagagggttggggtgaaATGCAGTACGtaatatctaatactacacaactaatttattaaaacaaaaacgtaTCGTTTTTGGAAGGTAATGCTGCTTTTTTAAAGCGGAACACACAGCAATAAAATGTTACCCCTTCATGTTCTGCCCCCTCCCAGATCCCTACCTTTCCATGTGCTTAGGGTTCAGTCAGGGCTGTATATTCAGAGACGCCTCCTGCCAGGGTTTGGAATACTTTGGGCATGTAGTCagaaaatatactgttgtaaaggTATTTTTATGCTACAGGGTACTTTTGCTTTGACACTGATGGGATGTGTACTTTTTACATTCAACTGTGAAAAATCCTGGTGTGACAATCTTGCTAAATTGGGGTCTGTATGGGCCAAAGAAAGTCTGTACAGTTATACATCTGGTATCCGTGCACTCCGAGAAGATGGGGTAATACAATCTAGTATTAATTTGAATGTAAAAAGGGTAACGTAATGCAGGGGTACGCGAACTGGGGAGCAGCAGTTGGAGgcaccacgctcttccccacagcttttaaattaaatgctggggaccGTGCGATGCCTGTGTAAATTCCcgtaccttggcttccagcgacgtgttgtcatggcaatgcagcgtcaaatgaagccGTGGGGTCACATGTCTCCATATTACCATggctccgtgacatcacatgaccctgctgcgtcatttgcCGCCGGAGCCATGGGGAGTGGGgttaaagtttgcgcacccctgacgtgGATAAATCTAGGTTATGAAAAATGAAAACATCTACTTATTTAATCATTTTGTACATTATACACTGGTCAAATAATTGTCAATCCATTCAAGATAGACAGATGAAGAGTTCAACTTGTGCTGGGGAAAAAAAGATACTTTTTTGTACCTATGAAAACTATCTCGCATGAATCACGGTTAAACAAAAGTTTAGCAATtttgaatttttttaaatgtgttttgcTGTGGAGGTGGGAGCTACGCCTCATCTCTATGATACCCAAGGTCCGGTGCGGTAATCGCTACCTGATCCGACATgacctgccattcaagtcaatgagcaTGAGTGCCAGGCCAGGTTTTGATATCCTGCATTGGATGTCGGGGAATCTCAATCGTCTGCATTACAAAGCATATTTTGAAAGGGGAAGGGTttgttgtgtttttattaaacaaaaaactGGTTTGGGTAAATCCACCTTTGACTCCTGCTCGGTGAATATATACCATGCTGGCTTTCAATGCCGTATCATATTCCCTTAGGAGATGCCCCTTCCAAAACTCTGGTGGAAACAGCAAAGGAAGCAACAGGAAAAGCCAAGGAGACTGCGATGGCAGCCAAGGAGAAAGCTAAAGACCTGGCCAGCAAGGCAGCTACCAGCAAGAAGCAGCACTATGTGTGAGGGTCTGTAAAACCGCCATTCTGAAGCATAGGTCACTGCATCTCTGGCACAAGAAGCTGGAAACGGGGCTGGGTTCGCCTGTCACCTGAACCAAAGTGTGCTCTATTTATGTCTGTTCTGTTTTTCTAATGAATGGCTGTTCTATTACATTGAAAATCCAAAAGAGGAAAACTTGAATGTGTACACAGAAGAAAATAATCTCTTTTctaaaaaatataatttatgATTAAAGAATATAAACTGGTAGAAATTGTGTACAAACTCCATGCTACAGTATCAGCAcaaagtgagggggtgaggcaCATAAGCAGATCAAATACACTATTGAGGCTACATTATACAGAACAACATCATTAGCCTTGTGTTTCAACGGTCCAGCTTTAGGGCCTTTTTTAACAGATAATTAGGTCAAATGCGAATACATGGAAGTAAGGCCATGATTGGAAGAGGGCGCCTTGCAACACATTGGTGTACAATTTGCTGACCATTCTGACCGCCGAGTCAAAACATGAGGACATTGCCAAAATCCCCAATGTTATTAGGGTACAATGTTTTCATTACCTAatcttacatactgtagttattttTAAATCATCCCATACACCTTGTTATAATGGTTTTAGATTCCCTCATTTACTAATCCGCCTTATTAAAGAATATCTGCTGTAAGGTTCTTTGCGCTCAGCTGTTATAGGGAGACACTGTGCTGACCTGAAATGTCCATAATGACAGGTTACTTTGTCACGTATCCTCCGCAAGCTCTGAGGGAGTGTCCTCATACCAGTGTAGTTGAATAATAAAAGACCAGCAATGTTACTGAACAAAACACATTTACTaaaatataggataaaatataaaaagcttGTTTTTGAGGATTCCTCCCCGATACCCACATAGAACATTCACTTATAAGTAAAGATTTTCCTGGGCCTAGGAATGTTCTAAACGAGACCACTCTGCAACTTTGTCCAGTGAGGGTAAAACGCTGTCATAACTCCTGCTTTGCTTCTTCAATAGggtaattatataaataacttTCAACTATTGCCCTTTAATACTTTACGTGTTTCAGTAAAGGGAAATACCCTTAGAAAACACATTTTGCTGCTCCTCACTTTATATAAAGCAATGGCACTGCAGAGGGTCATTATAACAGCAGCTGTTATTGGATCCTTAACTGTTTTTCTTCTCCAGCAAATGCAGGAATCATTCATATGTATTGTGCAGGTTACATATGGCCATCAAAAGCATCAGTTTTGTAGCACTAAACCCCTGTCCTGCTGGAGACCTGCAACAAATAATGCTTTTCATGCCACGCTGATGGCAAAGAGGTTACAATGCTGCAAAACTTCTCAAATcaaaaaggcaaagaaagcacatgAGCCTGATCACTTGTAGCTCGAGTTCCCATTCTTTATGGGGTAGCTGGAGCACCACTCTATAAAATGTTGACCGCTGGTTATGGAATACATTTTTCTATTCCATATACCTTATTCAGCATAGGATACAGTGAACCTTATTAAGAATCTAAAAATAAACCTTGTGTACATTTACAGGGCGTTCCCATTTAAGTGCAGCAATAGGTAAGTGCTTTTGAACAtttcccaagagcgttctccatACAGCCAGTGCAAGAGATCTGCTGGCAGGAACCCCAGACCACGTTCAGCTTTTACATGTATGTAAGGAATACAACATGTAACCACACCGGAGTCCATCGCATGGATTCTGCTGGTAGTTTTGTGCTCAAGATCCTGGTccgatgctgcgtgtggggcttCAGGCCCAcatattacaaaatataaaagcACCAAGTCATGCCTCAGTGCAATGCCTCCATAATGCACAAGTCAGAGCTAAAAGCACCTTTACATATAGAGTACATAGTCATTAGTCTTTGTTTTATCCCATAAAAAACAACCTTGGCTATTTTTCAGCTCCTCAAATTCCCAGCTTTTTCTTGTTACAATTTGTAGATAATCGTCCTGCAATTTATCTGCAGCACACTGCTGCTAGTACACATATATCTAGTGTCCATGACAATATTGGCAAATCCTCTAACACAGAGAGATGATTTCCGTCTTCTCCATTACAATGTGAACATTGCCCAATATGTGAAACTAGGGTGAAGTCATATTGGGTAGGGAGGATCTGGCACAATTGGAGGTATCTTCCAGATAAAGGAAAGGAGTTTGGTGTAATGGAAGAGGGTAAGAATGCAGTTGAATTTCCATAGTGTCCTCCACCTGTCATGACTCCAACAGCAGATCTTCTGTGAGTGGAAGAGTGAAAACAGAAAAGAACGTATCGTCCACTTTGTGATAGCTTAGTTTGATGTTTGCAAGGTGAGAAGTTCCTGACTGGGCAGAGCTGAACATACAACCACTCCCTCTGCAGATGTACAAGTCCTAGAGGCTCTGCTGTCATAACCATGCATGAGCCGGAGTGGAGTAGCTGTGCTCTGCGCCGGCACTGAACGAGAGGAAGAGGTCACCCTCACTGCCGCTTAGCATCACCCCCTCCACATCTACCTCCAAATCCTCTGCAGAAAGAGAATGAGAGATACATCAGCATGAGAAAAAGATAGATCAATTTGAGACAGTGAGGCGTATGTTAGAAGCAGGGCATGCCCATCTGTCCATGGACCTGCCCCCACTCACCTTGATCTGAGTCAGAGCGCTCGGAGGACAAGGCAGAAGAGTCCAGGCTATCGGCTCTTAGCCGCTCAGTGCTGACGGGAGgcagaagctgtttcagtctctGGCGGAGCCTTTGTTGCTCTGTCCTCAACTTTTCCTTTAAGCTCTTTGCTCTCAGCTCTTGATCCTCCAGCTTCTACAGAGGTCAAAATAGGACAGTCAAAGACCAGTATTTAAATGAACTATCTACATCTGTAAATACAGTTTGCGTGCTAAAGATACCAACACAAAGTTTAGCTGTCTCTAAATTCCCTATTCACCTGAATGGCAGTTAATACATTAACTATGCGTTTAAATTTCGCATCTTAAATAGgggcctattttttttttatagaaaaggTCTCTGAAGCAATCTGCCAGCTTCGTGTACAGTATTACCACTGTATGTGATGAACTCGTCCTCCATTCTTAAGATCCTCCCTATAGTGCATGAAGTCTCCTTTGCCCAATTTTAAAAACCAAGTCCACtattaaagagacaatccaagccgttttttcttttaatacaggattgaaacggggtctccggagctgaaccccattcgttTCAGCTCCAGGATCCCACTGCTTCCGGAGGTCCTTATCTCCATCGCGGGCGCTGGTAGCCGCTCCAGAGTTAATGTTacggctgcttttcaaagcttccGGACCCTGCAAGCCAATAGGAGGCCGTGACGTCCTTcggtgtgacttcctattggcccatgtgacgagggACCTTTAAAAATATTTATCTGTCGGCACCCTCGTGGGAGGTATCgccgtaagcagggggtccccggagctgaaattaatggggttcagctccggagacccctgctacaaaCCAATATTAAcgaatgaaaagaaaaaagaaactgTGTTGCTAGCATCCAGGAAGGACACTTCTTGCACTATGCTTTTGGTTAATAAAGTACACACAATATGATTCTATTATTGAAGGATGCCATATATTAGGGACCCACCACATTCAACGCCATTTCTGTAGCTGATAAAAAACAGCAATCCTCTCTAActgaaattttttttaaaaaatgaggTCGTCGCAGAAGCTGATCGTTCGCAGGGAGCCGAGCTATTTTTAGCTTTACATTTTTTCTAAACATTTCGCTACATTTTCAGGTTATTCTTTAGCTGGCGTCCGTTGTTACCACAACAATCTATTTCGTCTTTATATGAACGGCAGCAGACATGTCGACCTAGAGAGGCACATTTTCAGCAACTGATGTCCCCAGAATTAAACTATGGAATTTGAAACAATTGCTAAAAACAGTAGTAATAGTAAAATGACAGGGGACACTTATGGCAAGTATtgcatattgctgctttaaaaaggggcATTCCCTGCTGGACCAAAATTACAGGTTATGGGGTTCTCATCTGGGCAATTGATTGACCCAAATCTGACACGTATAAGTATTTTGAATTTCCTTTTTAAAGTTAGATTTGGAAGGGGTttggtttcctctggctgcttCCCTTCGCCTGATGTCACGCTGTGTTCACAGAGTGCATGTACAGACAGAGCTCCCACCCTTCTTTTGACTTTATTGGTtccctgataaggacagggtgtaataaaggtaggtggg
It encodes:
- the PRELID1 gene encoding PRELI domain-containing protein 1, mitochondrial; protein product: MVKYFLGISVLKNSWDQVFTAFWQRYPNPHSKHVLSEDILYRELTPDHKLLSRRLLTKTNRLPRWAERIFPGSMAHAVYIMEDSIMDPVNRTLTTFTWNINHARIMSVEERCVYFENSENSSWTEIKREAWVSSKVFGFTRPIQEFGLARFKSNVTKAIKGYEYILARMQGDAPSKTLVETAKEATGKAKETAMAAKEKAKDLASKAATSKKQHYV
- the MXD3 gene encoding max dimerization protein 3 isoform X5, which gives rise to MEQLPSNIQVLLQAAEYLERREREAEHGYASILPYETTAPGRRKRQRTYSNPDSVRRAQLRRCLEQLKQQVPASLDASRHTTLSLLHRARQHIKKLEDQELRAKSLKEKLRTEQQRLRQRLKQLLPPVSTERLRADSLDSSALSSERSDSDQEDLEVDVEGVMLSGSEGDLFLSFSAGAEHSYSTPAHAWL